A single region of the Longimicrobiales bacterium genome encodes:
- a CDS encoding RagB/SusD family nutrient uptake outer membrane protein: MSTFAMFLTTACDTDRWLDVSAPGVLPAENLESPEAAALLVNGAIGNFECALGAAIMVTGIISDEFSDAQLGAAQWPYDRRDANTQPGSIYGTSGCTSAQGPGIYSPLSVARWSADNAFRALQTFTDDQVAKRDSLMAASALYAGFSLSQLGMAMCSAALDEGPEITNQQLFAEAENRFGTALTLATQAGIPSYQHAANVGLARVRLYQGNTAGAASAAALVPAGFVLEASASSSETRRYNRVFHSNVQARNYTIEEQSRNLTTEGVEDPRSLTVDSGLRASDGQIAWIQLKYTGYDSPIPIARYEEAQLILAEAQGGQDAVDIINALRAPHGIPAYTGATDAASIRNLIVEERRRELFVEGFRMHDIHRFELPLVPAPGTEYPVKGGSYGNTTCLPLPDVERFNNPSISG, translated from the coding sequence GTGAGCACGTTTGCCATGTTCCTGACGACCGCCTGTGATACGGACAGGTGGCTGGACGTGTCCGCACCGGGTGTGTTGCCAGCAGAGAACCTCGAATCGCCCGAGGCAGCGGCGCTGCTCGTGAACGGCGCGATCGGCAACTTCGAGTGTGCGCTGGGCGCCGCCATCATGGTGACCGGCATCATCTCCGACGAGTTCTCCGACGCGCAGCTCGGCGCGGCGCAGTGGCCGTATGACCGGCGTGACGCCAATACGCAGCCGGGCAGCATCTACGGCACGTCCGGCTGTACGTCGGCGCAGGGGCCGGGCATCTACAGCCCGCTGTCGGTCGCGCGCTGGTCGGCCGACAATGCGTTCCGTGCGCTCCAGACCTTCACGGATGACCAGGTCGCGAAGCGGGACTCGCTGATGGCCGCGAGTGCACTGTACGCTGGCTTCAGCCTGTCGCAGCTCGGCATGGCGATGTGCTCGGCCGCACTCGACGAGGGTCCGGAGATCACGAACCAGCAGCTCTTCGCGGAAGCGGAGAACCGGTTCGGTACGGCACTCACGCTGGCGACGCAGGCCGGCATCCCGAGCTATCAGCACGCGGCCAACGTGGGGCTGGCGCGGGTCCGACTCTACCAGGGCAATACGGCAGGCGCGGCGAGTGCTGCCGCACTGGTGCCGGCCGGATTCGTGCTCGAAGCATCCGCCTCGAGCTCGGAAACGCGCCGCTACAACCGCGTCTTCCACTCCAATGTGCAGGCGCGCAACTACACCATTGAGGAGCAGTCGCGCAACCTCACGACGGAGGGCGTCGAGGATCCGCGCTCGCTCACGGTGGACAGCGGGCTGCGTGCATCGGACGGCCAGATCGCGTGGATCCAGCTCAAGTACACGGGCTACGACTCACCGATTCCGATCGCGCGCTACGAGGAGGCGCAGCTCATCCTGGCGGAAGCGCAGGGCGGGCAGGATGCCGTGGACATCATCAACGCGCTGCGTGCACCGCACGGGATCCCGGCGTACACCGGTGCCACGGATGCCGCATCGATCCGGAACCTGATCGTGGAGGAGCGCCGCCGGGAGCTGTTCGTCGAGGGCTTCCGGATGCACGACATCCACCGCTTCGAGCTTCCGCTGGTTCCCGCACCGGGGACGGAGTACCCGGTCAAGGGTGGCAGCTACGGCAACACGACGTGCCTGCCGCTGCCGGACGTCGAGCGCTTCAACAACCCGAGCATCAGCGGGTGA